From a region of the Mercurialis annua linkage group LG1-X, ddMerAnnu1.2, whole genome shotgun sequence genome:
- the LOC126677090 gene encoding uncharacterized protein LOC126677090, with the protein MGTPSDKSWMTSYRFSSCYIQGVKNFLNVAKDFTDSNGRVRCPCKNCINIYLKPLQEVKMDLYQYGISENYTNWVHHGETSQPRDSLDGSINSDNELEDSGNDVSEMLDDMCNATFMDTDMEDRLPNQDNNMLEGEVAKFAKLWNDSHCELYPGSQKYSKLSFLLKMINIKALTNSSNKSFFSNLELFKDALPRGETLPSSSYEVKKLMRDLGLGYVTIDACVNDCVLFWKENENLDTCPTCKAPRWKLGFGKRKKVAQKILRHFPLVPRLQRLFMSKDIGENMRWHKEKRVDDDTIRHPADATEWKDFDQKYAWFGKDARNVRLGLASDGFNPFGNMSTSYSMWPVIVTPYNLPPWKCMKENFLMLSLLIPGKESPGNNIDVYLRPLIDELKELWETGVTTYDAYSGKNFQLHAALLWTINDFPAYGMLSGWSTKGKLACPVCNKWTCSLTLKNGVKQCYMGHRRYLHAQHSWRKSRKFDGKPEHGSKPEELSGDEVLRQLDLLPKSLVFGKTPNQKKRARGPEELNWTKRSIFFELPYWKTLKLRHNLDVMHIEKNICENILGTLMNIDGKSKDNIKARMDLEAMGIRKELHLQQKGNKFFMPLACYTLPKPERRKFCEWLQSIRLPDGYASNLSRCVSVQDCKVMGMKSHDYHIFLQRLLPASICGSLRSEVYTALSELSSFFKELCSKTLKRSTVKKLQSDIILIICKLEMIYPPSFFVVMMHLAIHLPREVELGGPVHYRWMYFIERFLRTLKNYVRNLARPEGSIAEAYITKECLNFCSLYFHGVETIYNRVERNNFPVQIGVENGFSIFSNNARPLGATEYKTLSHSDFEKLQWYVLNNCEDVDEYLKIHIEELQKESVIDVQKRHQAGFASWFKECVGRLRATGLVAATDHIYALGLGPDIRIARYSGIIVNGVRFHTVERDNFRRTQNNGVSVTGEHKSKEIEFYGVLTDIIDLQYVNGNHVFLFKCDWWDVGDKNGIKTDGNLVSVNVSRKWYTGDSFVLSSQVQQVFYVSDMKNGGHWKIVQKSFHRNIFDVPEKEKVCNEDSILNDEPYQQYEADNSHEVDQNGGENLELLHPIDVLPDEVDVGQMFQGQNSNPIYSSDEEDDTTINYDDADTDVLEDSNDSDNEDEDDD; encoded by the exons atgg GGACGCCATCAGACAAAAGTTGGATGACGTCGTACCGATTTAGTTCATGTTATATTCAAGGGGTCAAAAATTTTCTGAATGTTGCAAAAGACTTTACTGATTCAAATGGAAGAGTTCGGTGTCCATGCAAGAActgcatcaatatttatttgaagccaTTGCAAGAAGTAAAAATGGATCTATATCAATATGGAATTAGTGAAAACTACACAAACTGGGTGCACCATGGTGAGACTTCTCAACCTCGTGATAGTTTAGATGGCTCTATTAATTCGGACAATGAATTGGAGGatagtggaaatgatgtttcagaaatgttagatgatatgtgtaatgcaacttttatggacaccgacatggaagacagacttcccaatcaagataataacatgctagaaggagaagtagcaaaatttgctaaattgtggaatgattctcattgtgaactatatcctggaagtcaaaaatattcaaagctctcttttcttcttaagatgattaatatcaaagcactcacaaattctagtaataagtcatttttttcgAATTTGGAGTTGTTCAAGGATGCACTCCCGAGAGGAGAAACCCTTCCAAGTTCAAGTTATGAGGTTAAAAAATTGATGCGTGATTTAGGACTCGGTTACGTAACTATTGATGCTTGTGTAAATGATTGTGTGCTATTTtggaaggaaaatgaaaatcttgacacgtgTCCAACTTGTAAGGCCCCTAGATGGAAATTAGGTTTCGGAAAACGCAAGAAGGTTGCTCAAAAAATTCTTAGACACTTCCCTTTAGTACCTAGACTTCAGAGGTTATTTATGTCTAAAGATATTGGTGAAAATATGAGGTGGCATAAGGAGAAACGTGTAGATGATGATACGATTAGACATCCAGCTGATGCTACGGAATGGAAAGATTTTGACCAGAAATATGCTTGGTTTGGCAAAGATGCTCGTAACGTGCGACTTGGGCTTGCTAGTGATGGATTTAACCCTTTTGGAAATATGAGCACGAGTTATAGCATGTGGCCGGTGATTGTGACGCCATATAACTTACCACCATGGAAATGCATGAAGGagaattttttgatgttatctttgcTTATTCCTGGTAAAGAATCTCCCGGAAATAATATCGATGTATATTTAAGGCCATTAATTGATGAGTTAAAAGAGTTATGGGAGACCGGTGTGACAACATATGATGCATATAGCggtaagaattttcaattacatgctgcattattatggacaataaatgactttccagcatatggaatgttatctggatggagcacaaaaggaaaattggcatgtcctgtgtgtaataagtggacgtgttcgctaacattaaaaaatggaGTGAAGCAATGTTACATGGGTCATCGGAGATATTTACATGCCCAACATTCTTGGAGAAAAAGCAGAAAATTTGATGGCAAACCAGAGCACGGGTCAAAGCCTGAAGAGTTGTCAGGAGATGAAGTTCTAAGGCAATTAGATTTGCTTCCAAAAAGCCTTGTTTTTGGGAAGACACCTAACCAAAAAAAGCGTGCACGTGGTCCTGAAGAGCTCAATTGGACAAAGAGAAGTATATTCTTTGAATTGCCTTActggaaaacattaaaattacgtcataatttagatgtaatgcatattgagaagaatatatgtgaaaatatattgggtacgttgatgaatattgatggaaaatctaaggataacattaaggctcgaatggatttagaagcaatgggtataagaaaagagttacatttacagcaaaagggaaataaattttttatgccaCTTGCTTGTTATACATTACCGAAGCCTGAAAGGAGAAAGTTTTGCGAATGGTTGCAGTCAATCCGGTTGCCAGACGGATATGCTTCCAATCTTTCTCGATGTGTAAGTGTTCAGGACTGCAAAGTTATGGGGATGAAAAGCCATGATTATCATATATTCTTGCAACGGTTACTTCCAGCATCAATTTGTGGGTCTTTGCGTAGTGAGGTTTACACTGCATTATCAGAGTTGAGCTCTTTCTTTAAGGAGCTTTGTTCGAAGACTTTAAAAAGATCTACAGTTAAAAAGTTGCAGAGCGatatcattttgataatatgtaaacttgagatgatatatcctccatcttttttcgtggtaatgatgcatttggcaattcatctgccacgtgaagtagaattaggaggccctgttcactataggtggatgtactttattgagag gttcttacgtactttgaaaaattatgtacGTAACTTAGCTCGACCGGAGGGTTCAATTGCTGAAGCGTATATCACTAAAgaatgtttgaacttttgttcaCTGTATTTTCATGGTGTTGAGACAATATATAATCGCGttgagagaaataattttcctgtgcaaataggagtggaaaatggattttccatattttcaaacaatgcAAGACCTTTAGGAGCTACAGAATATAAAACGTTATCCCattctgattttgaaaaattgcagtggtatgtgcttaacaattgtgaggatgttgatgaatatcttaa GATTCACATTGAGGAATTACAAAAGGAAAGTGTTATAGATGTGCAAAAAAGACACCAGGCAGGATTTGCCAGTTGGTTCAAGGAGTGT gTTGGACGCTTACGTGCTACTGGTTTGGTTGCAGCAACAGATCATATATATGCGTTGGGATTAGGTCCTGATATACGAATTGCTAGGTACAGTGGGATAATTGTCAATGGAGTTAGGTTTCACACAGTTGAGCGTGATAATTTTCGTCGGACTCAAAATAATGGAGTTTCAGTTACGGGAGAGCATAAGTCGAAAGAAATCGAGTTTTATGGTGTGCTAACAGATATCATTGACCTCCAATATGTTAATGGGAATCATGTTTTCTTGTTTAAATGTGATTGGTGGGATGTTGgcgataaaaatggaattaaaacagatggcaacttagtttctgttaatgtgagccgtaaatggtatacaggtgattctttcgtgttgagttctcaagtacaacaggttttttatgtcagcgatatgaaaaatggaggtcattggaaaattgtgcaaaaatcatttcacaggaatatatttgatgtgccagaaaaggaaaaagtgtgcaatgaagattcaatattgAATGATGAGCCCTATCAGCAATACGAGGCAGATAATAGTCATGAAGTCGATCAAAATGGTGGTGAAAATTTGGAACTCTTGCATCCTATAGATGtattaccggatgaagttgatgTTGGTCAAATGTTTCAAGGTCAAAACTCAAACCCGATTTATTCTAGCGATGAGGAGGATGATACTACGATCAATTATGATGATGCCGACACTGATGTACTAGAAGACTCAAATGACAGTGACAATGAAGACGAAGACGATGATTAG